The Panicum hallii strain FIL2 chromosome 9, PHallii_v3.1, whole genome shotgun sequence genome has a window encoding:
- the LOC112878339 gene encoding uncharacterized protein LOC112878339 isoform X1, producing MRRPRGTSDGDEDPGEEEEEEERRQAAAPPGKDGPGDALWRWRTQSLSEVVLSWSVDQILDKDLLRDKVLKIPETFSTMEQYMTSFFGPLLEEVRDDMCSSMEDISNAPYADLLSVNSMRKGKGSFEISLGRWRGTSHGYGIDNYKPKAADVLLISETRPANQSDILRQSKSCVIVWVSKVKGNKMTVKASRLMETGAQGDERRQMGVNKYAKSYSEGLDESWDMLDQEAVASKSRYSSAHDIVRKERAKAEKCSGQHGQNETETRESSRRWSFCAMFLTNMVTYDRVWVVLRRGLTMDSKIIHSMLGRNNYAPGHCKYCSNNSLDEIKGDLCNFKLNDSQLDAVASCILASECSHRSSVGLVWGPPGTGKTTTVAVMLQMLLMKEQRTLACAPTNMAVLQVASRLLELIGDFSAKQHYSLGDIILFGNKDRLQIGKFLTKIYLDDRVQRLLSCFNRKNGWKHCVDSVITFLINCISRYRMSVDIQQGSSNACNLTFKKYFTSRFSALAKELAGCIDTFYDHLPRGSLGKNFDRMMFAKSLVDKLQQLLSADDVSDEILFTIFKPADELPDSSSSHDDMIDDAADDLHECDISSDSPLDIKTLCIKTLMALSKMQLPCEDNELSIRDLCLKHAKLIFCTASSSFELFRLQSVKPISIVVIDEAAQLKECESLVPLLLQGIEHVLLIGDENQLSSLVKSKIAKDADFGRSLYQRLCAMGYSKHLLEVQYRMHPCISKFPNANFYDHRISDGPIVKQETYVKSYLPGPIFGAYSFIHIDNDMEMLDSLGQSSKNMAEVAAAANIVERLAKECSEKKQRTSVGVISPYTAQVIALQDRLGRKFEKHDFLSVIVKSIDGFQGGEEDIILISTVRSNKDGKVGFLSDAGRINVALTRAKYCLWILGNGTTLLASNSIWADLVRDSKRRGCFFDAFGDKDLAEAVMLVTKPEPWKQREQRNDHANLGNGEPSWSSTRDVVAVRNNPPRRWNECPLPVRASSDRHSSFEGYRGWPKQHLGPQPHGRLYCEPLHSSSQTGNGRHTPRSAHMEESHGQISVLGAWQHPRSYCNREYQNKTVYPESQNVVAYPYQSSSFQQRFHSYGVDRKFSSFQQREPHDQIGSRGRGRPSCLERGRRGGWRERYVYRRTEEPHSRVQNGASETALCKRLAPEQRGTKRDWCEAESSDSPQQDNGKMRPECADQLPGQEYHGGSGELTYKLHAPEQGGVKTDGCKAEASSLPVQDDSKSTPESADQSHCTTRDSSSGAFSHELPVSEQEVVEIDLCEAETSDIPSQALNGSSEASHELPIPEQRGMETDLCEVGALDAANQFQDGSSGAISHRLIVPD from the exons ATGCGGCGCCCGCGCGGCACcagcgacggcgacgaggatcccggcgaggaggaggaggaggaggaacggcgccaggcggcggCCCCGCCGGGGAAGGACGGCCCCGGGGACGCGCTGTGGCGGTGGCGGACCCAGAGCCTCTCCGAGGTGGTGCTCTCGTGGTCCGTGGACCAAATCCTTGACAAGGACCTGCTCCGCGACAAG GTGTTGAAGATACCAGAGACATTTAGCACCATGGAGcagtacatgacatcattcttTGGGCCACTTTTAGAAGAAGTCAGGGATGATATGTGTTCAAGCATGGAGGACATCTCTAATGCTCCATATGCAGATCTGCTCTCTGTTAATTCAATGAGGAAAGGGAAGGGATCATTCGAGATCAGTCTTGGCAGATGGAGGGGAACATCTCATGGTTATGGGATCGATAACTATAAGCCAAAAGCTGCAGATGTGCTATTGATTTCAGAAACAAGACCGGCAAATCAATCTGATATTCTCAGACAGTCCAAATCATGTGTCATCGTGTGGGTCAGTAAGGTTAAGGGCAATAAGATGACAGTTAAGGCATCACGGTTGATGGAGACTGGGGCACAAGGAGATGAACGGCGACAAATGGGTGTTAATAAGTATGCTAAGTCGTATTCTGAAGGTTTGGATGAGTCTTGGGATATGCTAGATCAAGAAGCAGTAGCTTCAAAATCTAGATACTCATCTGCGCATGACATTGTCCGAAAAGAACGAGCCAAAGCTGAAAAGTGCAGCGGTCAGCATGGACAAAATGAGACAGAGACACGCGAGTCATCAAGGCGATGGTCCTTCTGTGCCATGTTCCTAACTAATATGGTAACATATGACCGTGTTTGGGTTGTGCTTCGAAGGGGTTTGACAATGGATTCAAAAATCATCCATAGCATGTTGGGCAGAAACAATTAC GCTCCTGGACATTGTAAATACTGCAGCAATAATTCGCTTGATGAAATCAAGGGCGATCTATGCAACTTTAAGCTGAATGACTCACAGCTTGATGCAGTAGCAAGTTGCATTTTGGCAAGTGAATGCAGTCACAGATCTTCTGTAGGGCTAGTTTGGGGCCCACCAGGCACAGGTAAAACTACAACAGTTGCAGTGATGCTACAAATGCTTCTGATGAAGGAACAGAGAACTCTTGCATGTGCTCCAACTAACATGGCTGTCCTGCAAGTAGCTTCTCGTCTTCTTGAGCTGATTGGGGACTTCTCCGCAAAACAACATTATTCATTAGGCGACATCATTTTATTTGGTAACAAGGACCGTTTGCAAATTGGCAAGTTCTTGACAAAAATATATTTGGATGATCGTGTCCAGAGGTTGTTGAGCTGCTTCAACCGAAAAAATGGGTGGAAGCATTGTGTGGATTCTGTCATAACATTCCTAATAAATTGCATTTCTCGGTACAGAATGTCTGTAGatatacaacaaggaagcagCAATGCATGCAATCTTACCTTTAAGAAGTATTTTACAAGTAGATTCAGTGCTTTAGCCAAGGAATTGGCAGGATGCATCGATACATTCTATGACCATCTACCAAGGGGTTCCCTAGGCAAGAACTTTGATAGAATGATGTTCGCCAAAAGCTTGGTTGATAAATTGCAGCAGTTGCTGAGTGCAGATGATGTCTctgatgagattctttttacaATCTTCAAGCCGGCTGATGAACTTCCTGATTCTTCTAGTAGTCATGATGACATGATAGATGACGCAGCTGATGATCTTCATGAATGTGATATTTCTTCAGATAGCCCTTTGGACATTAAAACTCTTTGCATAAAAACTCTTATGGCTCTTTCGAAGATGCAGCTTCCTTGTGAAGACAATGAGCTTTCAATCCGGGACTTATGTTTGAAACATGCTAAGCTTATATTTTGCACTGCTTCTAGTTCATTTGAGTTGTTCAGACTGCAAAGCGTGAAGCCTATAAGCATCGTAGTTATTGATGAGGCAGCTCAGCTAAAAGAATGTGAATCACTGGTTCCTCTATTACTCCAAGGGATAGAACATGTTTTACTAATTGGGGATGAAAACCAGCTATCATCATTGGTAAAGAGCAAG ATTGCTAAAGATGCTGACTTTGGACGAAGCCTCTATCAGAGACTGTGTGCAATGGGTTATAGCAAGCACTTGCTGGAAGTACAATATAGAATGCACCCTTGCATCAGCAAATTTCCAAACGCCAACTTTTATGATCATCGGATTTCAGATGGTCCCATTGTAAAGCAGGAAACCTATGTCAAGAGTTATCTCCCTGGTCCTATTTTTGGTGCTTATTCGTTTATTCATATTGAcaatgacatggagatgcttgaTAGCCTTGGTCAGAGTTCCAAGAATATGGCTGAGGTTGCTGCAGCGGCCAATATAGTCGAAAGACTTGCAAAAG AATGCTCTGAGAAGAAGCAGAGGACGAGTGTTGGTGTAATATCTCCTTATACGGCCCAAGTAATCGCATTGCAAGATAGACTTGGAAGAAAGTTTGAGAAACATGACTTTCTATCTGTTATAGTAAAATCTATTGATGGATTTCAAGGTGGTGAGGAGGACATTATATTGATTTCAACAGTTCGGTCCAATAAAGATGGCAAAGTAGGCTTTCTATCTGATGCTGGGAGAATTAATGTGGCTTTGACAAGAGCAAA GTACTGCCTTTGGATCCTCGGAAATGGAACCACTTTACTGGCAAGCAATTCAATATGGGCTGATTTAGTCCGTGATTCAAAAAGACGTGGATGCTTCTTTGATGCTTTTGGGGATAAGGACTTAGCAGAAGCAGTCATGCTTGTAACTAAGCCGGAGCCATGGAAACAAAGAGAACAG AGGAATGACCACGCAAATCTTGGAAATGGAGAGCCATCTTGGTCATCAACGCGTGATGTGGTGGCTGTCAGGAACAACCCACCAAGAAGATGGAATGAGTGTCCACTTCCAGTCAGAGCTTCAAGTGACCGGCATAGTTCTTTCGAAGGGTATCGAGGATGGCCCAAGCAGCATCTTGGGCCCCAACCCCACGGCAGGCTGTATTGTGAGCcactgcacagtagttctcaaACAGGTAATGGAAGGCATACTCCTAGATCAGCCCATATGGAAGAATCACATGGCCAAATTAGTGTTCTTGGTGCATGGCAGCATCCAAGAAGCTACTGCAACAGGGAGTATCAGAATAAGACTGTTTATCCAGAGTCCCAGAACGTGGTAGCTTATCCGTACCAGAGCAGTTCTTTCCAACAAAGGTTCCATTCATATGGAGTTGACAGGAAATTCAGTAGTTTTCAACAACGAGAACCACATGATCAAATTGGCAGTCGAGGCAGAGGAAGACCTTCCTGTCTTGAGAGGGGACGTAGGGGAGGATGGCGTGAACGGTATGTTTACCGTCGGACAGAAGAGCCTCACAGTCGGGTGCAAAATGGTGCTTCTGAAACTGCACTATGTAAACGGCTAGCTCCTGAGCAGCGAGGGACAAAGAGGGACTGGTGTGAAGCAGAATCATCAGATTCACCACAACAGGACAACGGAAAAATGAGACCTGAATGTGCAGATCAACTTCCTGGGCAGGAGTATCATGGAGGCTCTGGAGAGCTCACCTACAAACTGCATGCTCCTGAGCAGGGAGGGGTGAAGACAGATGGGTGCAAAGCTGAAGCATCAAGTTTGCCAGTCCAGGATGACTCAAAATCAACACCTGAAAGTGCAGATCAATCCCATTGTACTACGCGGGACAGCAGTTCTGGTGCCTTTTCTCATGAACTTCCTGTTTCTGAGCAGGAAGTGGTGGAAATAGACTTGTGTGAAGCAGAAACATCAGATATACCATCTCAGGCTTTGAACGGCAGTTCTGAAGCATCTCATGAACTTCCTATTCCTGAGCAGAGAGGGATGGAAACAGACTTGTGTGAAGTAGGGGCATTGGATGCAGCAAATCAGTTCCAGGATGGCAGTTCTGGAGCAATTTCGCACAGGCTGATTGTTCCCGACTAG
- the LOC112878339 gene encoding helicase sen1-like isoform X2, translated as MRRPRGTSDGDEDPGEEEEEEERRQAAAPPGKDGPGDALWRWRTQSLSEVVLSWSVDQILDKDLLRDKVLKIPETFSTMEQYMTSFFGPLLEEVRDDMCSSMEDISNAPYADLLSVNSMRKGKGSFEISLGRWRGTSHGYGIDNYKPKAADVLLISETRPANQSDILRQSKSCVIVWVSKVKGNKMTVKASRLMETGAQGDERRQMGVNKYAKSYSEGLDESWDMLDQEAVASKSRYSSAHDIVRKERAKAEKCSGQHGQNETETRESSRRWSFCAMFLTNMVTYDRVWVVLRRGLTMDSKIIHSMLGRNNYAPGHCKYCSNNSLDEIKGDLCNFKLNDSQLDAVASCILASECSHRSSVGLVWGPPGTGKTTTVAVMLQMLLMKEQRTLACAPTNMAVLQVASRLLELIGDFSAKQHYSLGDIILFGNKDRLQIGKFLTKIYLDDRVQRLLSCFNRKNGWKHCVDSVITFLINCISRYRMSVDIQQGSSNACNLTFKKYFTSRFSALAKELAGCIDTFYDHLPRGSLGKNFDRMMFAKSLVDKLQQLLSADDVSDEILFTIFKPADELPDSSSSHDDMIDDAADDLHECDISSDSPLDIKTLCIKTLMALSKMQLPCEDNELSIRDLCLKHAKLIFCTASSSFELFRLQSVKPISIVVIDEAAQLKECESLVPLLLQGIEHVLLIGDENQLSSLVKSKIAKDADFGRSLYQRLCAMGYSKHLLEVQYRMHPCISKFPNANFYDHRISDGPIVKQETYVKSYLPGPIFGAYSFIHIDNDMEMLDSLGQSSKNMAEVAAAANIVERLAKECSEKKQRTSVGVISPYTAQVIALQDRLGRKFEKHDFLSVIVKSIDGFQGGEEDIILISTVRSNKDGKVGFLSDAGRINVALTRAKYCLWILGNGTTLLASNSIWADLVRDSKRRGCFFDAFGDKDLAEAVMLVTKPEPWKQREQSTHSRIQIGVVVQV; from the exons ATGCGGCGCCCGCGCGGCACcagcgacggcgacgaggatcccggcgaggaggaggaggaggaggaacggcgccaggcggcggCCCCGCCGGGGAAGGACGGCCCCGGGGACGCGCTGTGGCGGTGGCGGACCCAGAGCCTCTCCGAGGTGGTGCTCTCGTGGTCCGTGGACCAAATCCTTGACAAGGACCTGCTCCGCGACAAG GTGTTGAAGATACCAGAGACATTTAGCACCATGGAGcagtacatgacatcattcttTGGGCCACTTTTAGAAGAAGTCAGGGATGATATGTGTTCAAGCATGGAGGACATCTCTAATGCTCCATATGCAGATCTGCTCTCTGTTAATTCAATGAGGAAAGGGAAGGGATCATTCGAGATCAGTCTTGGCAGATGGAGGGGAACATCTCATGGTTATGGGATCGATAACTATAAGCCAAAAGCTGCAGATGTGCTATTGATTTCAGAAACAAGACCGGCAAATCAATCTGATATTCTCAGACAGTCCAAATCATGTGTCATCGTGTGGGTCAGTAAGGTTAAGGGCAATAAGATGACAGTTAAGGCATCACGGTTGATGGAGACTGGGGCACAAGGAGATGAACGGCGACAAATGGGTGTTAATAAGTATGCTAAGTCGTATTCTGAAGGTTTGGATGAGTCTTGGGATATGCTAGATCAAGAAGCAGTAGCTTCAAAATCTAGATACTCATCTGCGCATGACATTGTCCGAAAAGAACGAGCCAAAGCTGAAAAGTGCAGCGGTCAGCATGGACAAAATGAGACAGAGACACGCGAGTCATCAAGGCGATGGTCCTTCTGTGCCATGTTCCTAACTAATATGGTAACATATGACCGTGTTTGGGTTGTGCTTCGAAGGGGTTTGACAATGGATTCAAAAATCATCCATAGCATGTTGGGCAGAAACAATTAC GCTCCTGGACATTGTAAATACTGCAGCAATAATTCGCTTGATGAAATCAAGGGCGATCTATGCAACTTTAAGCTGAATGACTCACAGCTTGATGCAGTAGCAAGTTGCATTTTGGCAAGTGAATGCAGTCACAGATCTTCTGTAGGGCTAGTTTGGGGCCCACCAGGCACAGGTAAAACTACAACAGTTGCAGTGATGCTACAAATGCTTCTGATGAAGGAACAGAGAACTCTTGCATGTGCTCCAACTAACATGGCTGTCCTGCAAGTAGCTTCTCGTCTTCTTGAGCTGATTGGGGACTTCTCCGCAAAACAACATTATTCATTAGGCGACATCATTTTATTTGGTAACAAGGACCGTTTGCAAATTGGCAAGTTCTTGACAAAAATATATTTGGATGATCGTGTCCAGAGGTTGTTGAGCTGCTTCAACCGAAAAAATGGGTGGAAGCATTGTGTGGATTCTGTCATAACATTCCTAATAAATTGCATTTCTCGGTACAGAATGTCTGTAGatatacaacaaggaagcagCAATGCATGCAATCTTACCTTTAAGAAGTATTTTACAAGTAGATTCAGTGCTTTAGCCAAGGAATTGGCAGGATGCATCGATACATTCTATGACCATCTACCAAGGGGTTCCCTAGGCAAGAACTTTGATAGAATGATGTTCGCCAAAAGCTTGGTTGATAAATTGCAGCAGTTGCTGAGTGCAGATGATGTCTctgatgagattctttttacaATCTTCAAGCCGGCTGATGAACTTCCTGATTCTTCTAGTAGTCATGATGACATGATAGATGACGCAGCTGATGATCTTCATGAATGTGATATTTCTTCAGATAGCCCTTTGGACATTAAAACTCTTTGCATAAAAACTCTTATGGCTCTTTCGAAGATGCAGCTTCCTTGTGAAGACAATGAGCTTTCAATCCGGGACTTATGTTTGAAACATGCTAAGCTTATATTTTGCACTGCTTCTAGTTCATTTGAGTTGTTCAGACTGCAAAGCGTGAAGCCTATAAGCATCGTAGTTATTGATGAGGCAGCTCAGCTAAAAGAATGTGAATCACTGGTTCCTCTATTACTCCAAGGGATAGAACATGTTTTACTAATTGGGGATGAAAACCAGCTATCATCATTGGTAAAGAGCAAG ATTGCTAAAGATGCTGACTTTGGACGAAGCCTCTATCAGAGACTGTGTGCAATGGGTTATAGCAAGCACTTGCTGGAAGTACAATATAGAATGCACCCTTGCATCAGCAAATTTCCAAACGCCAACTTTTATGATCATCGGATTTCAGATGGTCCCATTGTAAAGCAGGAAACCTATGTCAAGAGTTATCTCCCTGGTCCTATTTTTGGTGCTTATTCGTTTATTCATATTGAcaatgacatggagatgcttgaTAGCCTTGGTCAGAGTTCCAAGAATATGGCTGAGGTTGCTGCAGCGGCCAATATAGTCGAAAGACTTGCAAAAG AATGCTCTGAGAAGAAGCAGAGGACGAGTGTTGGTGTAATATCTCCTTATACGGCCCAAGTAATCGCATTGCAAGATAGACTTGGAAGAAAGTTTGAGAAACATGACTTTCTATCTGTTATAGTAAAATCTATTGATGGATTTCAAGGTGGTGAGGAGGACATTATATTGATTTCAACAGTTCGGTCCAATAAAGATGGCAAAGTAGGCTTTCTATCTGATGCTGGGAGAATTAATGTGGCTTTGACAAGAGCAAA GTACTGCCTTTGGATCCTCGGAAATGGAACCACTTTACTGGCAAGCAATTCAATATGGGCTGATTTAGTCCGTGATTCAAAAAGACGTGGATGCTTCTTTGATGCTTTTGGGGATAAGGACTTAGCAGAAGCAGTCATGCTTGTAACTAAGCCGGAGCCATGGAAACAAAGAGAACAG TCTACTCACTCGAGGATACAGATTGGAGTAGTTGTCCAAGTGTAA